A window from Candidatus Nitrospira neomarina encodes these proteins:
- the glgX gene encoding glycogen debranching protein GlgX: MRIWPGRSYPLGATWDGQGVNFALFSENATGVDLCLFDNELQEQETQRIPIEERTDQVWHVYLPEVRPGQLYGYRVHGPYDPEAGHRFNPAKLLIDPYAKSLTGVVRWSDSMFGYRLGDPAGDLSFDDRNNAANIPKGVVVDQAFSWGGDQRLNTPWEQTVIYEVHVKGMTMRHPDVPEALRGTYAGLASPAILEYFQSLGITAVELLPVHHFVNDLYLKEKGLTNYWGYNSIGYFAPDIRYSAFPGGGEKVDEFKSMVRKLHSSGIEVILDVVYNHTGEGNHFGPTLSFRGIDNASYYRVSPDNPRYYMDYTGCGNTLNVRHPRTLQLIMDSLRYWVNDMHVDGFRFDLASALARELHDVDRLSAFFDIIHQDPVLSQVKLIAEPWDLGEGGYQVGNFPPGWAEWNGKYRDSIRRYWKGDGGLLGEIANRWSGSSDLYGESGRQPYASINFVTAHDGFTLQDLVSYDHKHNEDNQEGNRDGTDDNDSWNCGVEGPTEDPAIQELRDRQVRNFFATLLLSQGVPMICGGDELGRTQQGNNNAYCQDNELSWLNWNLTRSQLGLLDFVKMLIDIKKTHPVFQRRRFFQGRRIEDSEVKDVAWFGSHGKEMSHEDWQMGHRTLGIRLAGDAIVEKDSQGRPIVDETFLVLINAHHEDVDFILPAHTKSVRWELEFDTAVPVDKKNPKHSKLLKGGQPYHLISRGLALFRTPKS, encoded by the coding sequence ATGAGAATTTGGCCAGGTCGATCATACCCGCTCGGTGCCACATGGGACGGGCAGGGAGTTAATTTTGCACTGTTTTCCGAAAATGCAACCGGTGTGGATCTTTGTCTGTTTGACAATGAACTTCAGGAGCAGGAAACCCAACGGATTCCTATTGAGGAACGAACGGATCAAGTCTGGCATGTCTATTTACCTGAGGTGCGTCCTGGCCAACTTTATGGATACCGGGTGCATGGGCCCTATGATCCAGAGGCGGGGCACCGGTTTAATCCTGCCAAACTTCTGATCGATCCGTATGCGAAATCCTTGACGGGTGTTGTGCGATGGTCCGATTCCATGTTTGGTTACCGTCTTGGCGATCCGGCAGGTGACCTGTCATTCGATGATCGGAACAATGCGGCAAACATTCCTAAAGGGGTGGTCGTCGACCAGGCCTTTAGCTGGGGAGGAGACCAACGGCTGAATACTCCATGGGAGCAGACGGTCATCTACGAGGTCCACGTCAAGGGAATGACGATGCGGCATCCGGATGTTCCTGAAGCATTGCGTGGAACCTATGCGGGCTTGGCGTCTCCGGCGATTCTTGAATATTTTCAATCGTTGGGGATTACCGCAGTGGAATTGTTGCCGGTTCACCATTTTGTGAATGATCTCTATCTGAAAGAGAAGGGCCTCACGAATTATTGGGGGTACAACTCCATCGGGTATTTTGCACCTGACATCCGGTATTCGGCCTTCCCCGGTGGAGGAGAAAAGGTCGATGAATTCAAATCCATGGTTAGAAAACTTCACAGTTCCGGCATCGAAGTCATCCTGGATGTCGTCTATAACCATACCGGAGAAGGGAATCACTTCGGGCCGACGTTATCATTCCGGGGAATTGATAACGCCTCCTATTACCGGGTGTCTCCGGACAATCCACGCTATTACATGGATTACACCGGCTGTGGAAATACGTTGAATGTCCGACATCCACGGACCTTGCAGTTGATTATGGACAGTTTGCGGTATTGGGTGAATGATATGCATGTGGATGGTTTCCGGTTTGACCTGGCATCCGCGCTCGCACGGGAATTACATGATGTGGATCGACTCAGCGCCTTTTTTGACATCATTCACCAGGATCCGGTGTTGTCACAGGTGAAGCTGATCGCCGAACCCTGGGATCTGGGAGAAGGCGGCTATCAGGTGGGAAATTTTCCTCCTGGGTGGGCCGAGTGGAATGGGAAATACCGCGATTCCATTCGCCGGTATTGGAAAGGAGATGGTGGATTGCTTGGGGAAATTGCCAATCGTTGGTCCGGGAGTAGCGATCTCTACGGAGAAAGTGGGCGACAACCCTATGCCAGTATAAATTTTGTGACCGCTCATGACGGATTTACCCTCCAGGATTTGGTGTCGTATGACCACAAGCATAATGAAGACAATCAGGAAGGAAATCGGGATGGAACCGATGATAATGATAGTTGGAATTGTGGTGTGGAAGGCCCGACGGAGGATCCCGCGATCCAGGAGTTGCGTGACCGGCAGGTCCGGAATTTTTTCGCAACCTTACTGTTATCCCAGGGAGTACCGATGATCTGTGGCGGGGATGAATTAGGTCGTACGCAACAGGGGAATAATAACGCCTATTGCCAGGATAACGAGTTGAGTTGGCTGAATTGGAACCTGACGCGATCCCAACTCGGATTGCTGGACTTTGTGAAGATGCTCATTGACATTAAAAAAACCCATCCGGTGTTTCAACGACGAAGGTTTTTTCAAGGGCGCCGGATAGAAGATTCGGAAGTGAAGGATGTGGCGTGGTTCGGATCGCATGGAAAAGAAATGTCGCATGAAGATTGGCAGATGGGGCATCGAACATTGGGAATACGATTGGCCGGGGACGCCATCGTAGAGAAAGACAGTCAAGGGCGACCGATTGTGGATGAGACGTTTTTAGTATTGATAAACGCCCATCATGAGGATGTGGACTTCATACTTCCTGCCCACACCAAGTCGGTGCGGTGGGAGTTGGAGTTCGACACCGCTGTACCGGTTGACAAGAAAAATCCCAAGCATTCGAAATTATTGAAGGGGGGACAACCCTATCATTTAATTTCTCGAGGGCTGGCCTTGTTCCGAACTCCGAAATCCTGA
- a CDS encoding YtxH domain-containing protein, which produces MDNDTRYVLLAGVSLMVGVVLGTGLGLLMAPQSGSRTRRQLKNMMEDASERAGEFAEDAKEAVTGMVERSKKFVV; this is translated from the coding sequence ATGGATAACGACACACGATATGTTTTACTCGCTGGGGTTTCTCTTATGGTCGGAGTGGTTCTCGGAACCGGACTTGGTCTGTTGATGGCTCCTCAGTCGGGATCCCGAACCCGTCGTCAATTAAAGAATATGATGGAAGACGCCAGCGAACGGGCCGGAGAATTTGCAGAAGATGCCAAAGAAGCGGTCACCGGCATGGTGGAGCGCAGCAAAAAATTTGTTGTTTAG
- a CDS encoding DUF2934 domain-containing protein — translation MPPKTPDEKPKKKPSTTKKATPEAKTAKKTSSKSVNPATTKRQTSSQAIHKEPEVSYPGPSMALSEELRERIARRAYEIHHRRGGQHGSDWEDWLQAEREILLKQPPPHSRQMEP, via the coding sequence ATGCCCCCTAAAACACCAGACGAGAAACCGAAGAAAAAGCCGTCCACCACAAAAAAAGCGACACCTGAAGCCAAGACCGCAAAAAAAACCAGCAGCAAATCTGTGAACCCAGCCACGACCAAGCGCCAGACGTCGTCTCAGGCGATTCACAAGGAACCTGAAGTCTCCTATCCTGGTCCTTCAATGGCCCTATCCGAGGAATTGCGGGAACGTATTGCCCGACGCGCCTATGAAATTCATCACCGTCGCGGAGGCCAACATGGCAGTGATTGGGAAGATTGGCTTCAAGCCGAGCGTGAGATACTCTTGAAGCAGCCTCCGCCACATAGTAGACAAATGGAACCTTGA
- the malQ gene encoding 4-alpha-glucanotransferase, whose protein sequence is MTTMNNFELATKPIWQLGRQYGIEPVYVDGLGVERQVRVPHLQQVLASMGVKASSKKEILDSLAHAVSRTWTQVIDSVVVRYPSDAPFMLALSLPLGNISLEKISLVIQVTDEKGGTRRLSLPGSRGKVTSEKAIRGVKYVQVHFPLSGKFSLGYFRLSVRVKLHSERIVEGRALLIVAPKKCYLPPSPKRAWGISLQLYGLRSHRNWGIGDFRDLEEVMKVAGTRWGVATIGVNPLHIPAVGLTSPYSPSSRLFWNPVYLNLEGVEEWRTSAGLRQKAKSAKFQRRLQQFRESPLVDYEAVGKLKWTILEELFRVFRRHHLQPKHPTARGKAFTRFVYGFNPHLTMFCTFQALTERLGTVAWRTWPNSFRHPQSPDVEVFQRAHATRIQFYQYVQWLCELQLQNLDHVAKKHALSFRLYHDLPVGIHPEGADAWVFQGQLASDITVGAPPDSFNLNGQSWGLVVPNPVRLREDGYRFLRETFRQNMRHGGVLRIDHALGLFRMFWVPQGGTGKDGVYVKSYVDEILAVLALESVRRKVMVVGEDLGAVTPVIREKLDAAGLLSYRLLFFEREHGGEMTPPHAYPEQALVAATTHDLPTLKGFWVGRDIMIKQAGGVYLRKKDCKQDRQQRAEDRKQLWEALHREGLCSTEPIPPNLSDDMLQAMYRYLARTPSRLLIVQLEDLLAELDTPNLPGAPESVYPSWRVRIGRDLTAWLNDPAILRFTKAMQRERRKGGRGHQIGRE, encoded by the coding sequence ATGACAACCATGAATAACTTTGAACTTGCCACGAAGCCGATTTGGCAGTTAGGCCGGCAGTATGGCATTGAACCGGTTTATGTTGATGGTTTAGGTGTTGAGCGGCAGGTTAGGGTGCCTCATCTTCAACAAGTCCTGGCAAGCATGGGGGTGAAGGCCTCATCGAAGAAGGAAATACTTGACTCGCTTGCTCATGCGGTTTCCCGAACCTGGACACAGGTCATTGATTCAGTTGTGGTGCGGTATCCTTCTGATGCTCCGTTCATGTTGGCTCTGTCCCTTCCTCTTGGGAACATCAGTTTGGAGAAGATTTCCCTTGTCATCCAGGTGACGGATGAGAAGGGGGGCACCCGGCGTCTATCTCTGCCAGGATCCAGGGGCAAGGTGACATCCGAGAAGGCGATCCGTGGTGTGAAATATGTCCAGGTTCATTTTCCTCTTTCGGGGAAATTTTCACTTGGATATTTCCGTCTTTCAGTCCGTGTGAAGCTGCATTCAGAGCGAATAGTGGAGGGACGGGCCCTGCTCATAGTGGCACCCAAGAAATGTTATCTCCCCCCTTCACCCAAACGGGCTTGGGGAATTTCGCTCCAACTCTATGGTTTACGGTCCCACAGAAACTGGGGAATTGGAGATTTTCGAGATTTAGAAGAGGTCATGAAGGTGGCGGGGACTCGTTGGGGAGTCGCCACCATCGGGGTCAACCCTCTCCATATCCCGGCGGTGGGATTAACGAGTCCCTATTCTCCGTCCAGCCGTCTCTTTTGGAACCCTGTGTACTTGAACCTGGAGGGGGTGGAGGAGTGGCGGACGTCTGCAGGGCTTCGTCAAAAAGCCAAGAGTGCAAAATTCCAGCGTCGCCTCCAACAGTTTCGAGAGAGTCCATTGGTCGATTATGAGGCCGTAGGGAAACTGAAATGGACCATTCTCGAAGAACTATTCCGAGTGTTTCGACGACACCATCTCCAGCCTAAGCATCCTACGGCACGTGGAAAGGCATTTACCAGATTTGTGTACGGGTTCAATCCCCATCTGACCATGTTTTGTACATTTCAGGCTTTGACAGAGCGCCTGGGAACGGTGGCGTGGCGTACCTGGCCGAACTCCTTCCGGCATCCCCAGTCACCTGATGTGGAAGTGTTTCAACGAGCCCATGCCACTCGGATCCAATTTTATCAATATGTTCAATGGTTATGTGAGCTGCAATTACAGAACCTCGATCATGTTGCCAAGAAACATGCGTTGTCGTTCCGGCTGTATCACGATCTACCGGTTGGTATTCATCCCGAGGGAGCCGATGCCTGGGTCTTTCAAGGTCAGCTTGCCTCAGACATCACCGTTGGCGCGCCGCCGGACTCCTTTAATCTGAATGGACAAAGTTGGGGACTGGTTGTTCCCAATCCCGTTCGATTGCGGGAAGATGGCTATCGCTTTCTTCGAGAAACCTTTCGGCAAAATATGCGACATGGAGGTGTCCTCAGAATCGACCATGCCTTGGGGCTGTTTCGAATGTTCTGGGTTCCTCAAGGCGGAACAGGAAAGGATGGCGTGTATGTCAAGAGCTATGTGGATGAAATATTGGCGGTCCTGGCTTTAGAAAGTGTGCGACGAAAAGTGATGGTGGTTGGGGAAGACCTGGGTGCGGTCACTCCTGTCATTCGGGAAAAATTAGATGCCGCCGGGCTTCTATCCTACCGCTTGCTATTTTTTGAACGAGAACATGGGGGGGAGATGACCCCTCCACATGCCTATCCTGAGCAGGCGCTTGTGGCCGCAACCACACATGATCTTCCTACGCTCAAAGGTTTTTGGGTTGGACGAGATATCATGATCAAGCAAGCAGGGGGGGTATATCTCAGAAAAAAAGATTGCAAGCAAGACCGGCAGCAGCGGGCGGAAGATCGGAAACAATTATGGGAGGCCTTACATCGGGAGGGCCTCTGTTCTACCGAGCCAATTCCCCCTAACCTTTCTGACGATATGCTTCAAGCCATGTACCGGTATTTAGCCAGGACACCCTCCCGCCTGCTCATCGTGCAGCTTGAAGATTTGTTGGCGGAGCTTGATACGCCTAATCTGCCTGGAGCACCGGAATCAGTCTATCCTTCCTGGCGCGTGCGGATCGGGCGAGACTTGACTGCTTGGCTCAATGATCCGGCCATCCTGCGCTTTACTAAGGCCATGCAGCGTGAACGACGGAAAGGTGGACGTGGCCACCAAATAGGCAGGGAATAG
- a CDS encoding mechanosensitive ion channel family protein: MQEKKLTMAGWVDGLTDAVTASLAQIIAYLPTLILACMLLGLGYVLARLVCVVVTRLLQLMGFDRLLSRTAVQTLLERSGTKQKSSEILGMIGFWIIFLVFLIQASDTLSLTMVSDALTSIAYYIPKVGIAVLVLVLGLIAANFVRELITMTCSSAGITHGTMVAQAVYVAVVLLIVVTAIDALGINTELLNNTIVILLAGLIGGAALSFGLGSRTAVANLIAAHYLGSMVRVGMTVKIGENQGTVVAVTPISVVLETREGRVIVPATQVTESTAVITHPEH, translated from the coding sequence ATGCAAGAGAAAAAGTTGACGATGGCCGGGTGGGTGGATGGCTTAACCGACGCGGTTACCGCGAGCCTGGCTCAAATTATTGCTTATTTGCCAACCCTGATTTTGGCGTGCATGTTGTTGGGACTTGGTTATGTGTTGGCCAGGCTGGTTTGTGTCGTGGTGACCCGCTTGTTGCAATTGATGGGGTTTGACCGTTTGCTGAGTCGAACTGCGGTGCAAACCTTATTGGAGCGATCAGGAACCAAGCAGAAAAGTTCTGAAATTTTGGGGATGATTGGTTTTTGGATTATTTTCCTGGTTTTTCTCATACAAGCGTCCGACACCCTCAGCTTGACGATGGTCTCGGATGCCTTGACGAGTATTGCCTATTATATTCCCAAAGTCGGGATTGCGGTGTTGGTGCTGGTTTTGGGTTTAATTGCCGCGAATTTTGTTCGTGAGTTGATTACCATGACGTGTAGTTCGGCAGGAATTACCCACGGGACCATGGTGGCCCAAGCCGTCTATGTGGCGGTCGTGTTGTTGATTGTGGTGACGGCCATTGACGCACTCGGCATTAATACGGAATTGTTGAACAATACCATTGTCATCCTCTTAGCAGGATTGATTGGGGGTGCGGCATTGTCGTTTGGGTTAGGGTCACGAACCGCTGTGGCCAATCTCATTGCCGCCCATTATTTAGGATCAATGGTTCGAGTGGGCATGACCGTAAAAATTGGAGAGAACCAAGGAACCGTGGTTGCGGTCACACCAATTTCGGTCGTGTTAGAAACCCGGGAAGGCCGGGTCATCGTTCCTGCGACTCAGGTGACCGAATCCACAGCCGTCATTACCCATCCCGAGCATTAG
- a CDS encoding magnesium transporter MgtE N-terminal domain-containing protein, with amino-acid sequence MELEHRLTLGYLQAHPVEAARHLESLDPHEAASLLETLPGEEIAGVLEHCLPVSTGKIIEELSKDLGANVLGAMNATSAIGVLRQFEEPVRQDILDRLDNPMGATLRRALRYSPNTAGSLADPQVFTLPPDIAVEEAIDRIRTYGQKAMYYVYVIDRDSKLEGVITLRQLLIDRSDHLVGTLMETQITTLSAEANLEEILKHSEWSRFHTLPVVDRWGTFFGALRYRMLRRIEKDVGGKAPLGSVSDSLMQLWEVYSLTGIRLMTDVAETLQERNKIG; translated from the coding sequence ATGGAACTCGAACATCGGTTGACTCTGGGGTATTTGCAGGCCCATCCCGTGGAAGCGGCTCGTCATTTGGAATCGCTGGATCCTCATGAAGCGGCTTCGCTCCTGGAGACCTTACCTGGGGAAGAAATCGCTGGTGTGTTAGAGCATTGTTTGCCGGTGTCCACGGGCAAAATCATCGAAGAGCTTTCGAAAGATCTTGGAGCAAATGTCTTAGGCGCCATGAATGCCACATCGGCAATCGGGGTTCTTCGACAATTTGAGGAACCTGTTCGTCAGGACATATTGGACCGGTTAGATAATCCAATGGGAGCGACCCTTCGCCGTGCTTTGCGGTATTCACCCAACACGGCCGGAAGTTTAGCGGATCCTCAGGTGTTTACCCTCCCACCTGATATTGCTGTCGAAGAGGCCATCGACCGTATTCGTACCTATGGCCAGAAAGCCATGTACTATGTCTACGTCATCGATCGCGATAGTAAATTGGAAGGTGTCATCACATTGAGGCAACTGCTCATTGATCGGTCTGATCATTTAGTCGGAACATTGATGGAGACTCAGATCACCACCTTATCAGCAGAAGCCAATCTGGAAGAAATCCTCAAACATTCTGAGTGGAGCCGGTTTCATACCCTGCCGGTGGTGGATCGGTGGGGAACATTTTTTGGAGCTCTGCGATATCGGATGTTACGAAGGATTGAGAAAGATGTCGGAGGCAAGGCCCCGTTGGGATCGGTGAGTGATTCGCTCATGCAACTTTGGGAAGTCTATTCGTTAACGGGCATTCGCTTAATGACCGATGTGGCGGAGACGCTACAGGAACGGAACAAAATAGGGTGA
- the mgtE gene encoding magnesium transporter has protein sequence MRDLTTQRSTKVRGRGHLLNEAFFQNHHEEAARILEGYPVEDILRVLQGTSPNNAANLLACITPPVAADTLAIMPTDLLKQVVPHLSPSLAASLFQRLDDDLQRAILFRVPERYAQEIRSYMTYPEESVGRIMDPKFFVLQEESTVREAMVQVRIRAQKDVHDVYVIDRTQKLVGRISVRDLLLVDPQEKLQSVMVQDLPTIHPLESREEIVELFGERHFFTIPVVDLDERLLGVVRNEAIIKASQEDASADLLTMVGANKDERALSPVWFSVRKRLPWLQLNLLTAFLAAFVVGMFEGTIAKFTALAVLLPIVAGQSGNTGAQSLAVVIRGLALRDIRPSQWLRVSGKEVYVAFLNGLAVSATACLAVGLWSRSLGLVFIIGLSMIISMVIAGLSGAIIPIALKALKQDPAQSSSIVLTTVTDIVGFFSFLGLATLLSSLLET, from the coding sequence GTGAGGGATCTGACCACGCAGAGGAGTACGAAGGTTCGGGGAAGGGGGCATCTCCTCAATGAGGCATTTTTTCAGAACCATCATGAGGAAGCCGCACGAATTCTGGAAGGGTATCCGGTGGAGGATATTCTGCGAGTCTTACAAGGAACCAGTCCGAACAATGCGGCGAATCTTCTGGCCTGTATTACTCCTCCCGTGGCTGCGGATACGTTGGCGATCATGCCCACCGATTTGCTGAAACAGGTTGTGCCGCATCTCTCGCCGTCATTAGCGGCATCTCTGTTTCAACGGTTGGACGACGATCTGCAACGGGCCATTCTTTTCAGAGTTCCTGAACGGTATGCCCAGGAAATCCGGTCCTATATGACCTACCCCGAGGAATCCGTCGGTCGAATCATGGATCCAAAATTTTTTGTGTTGCAGGAAGAAAGCACGGTTCGAGAAGCCATGGTCCAGGTGCGGATCAGGGCGCAGAAAGATGTCCATGATGTCTATGTTATTGATCGAACCCAAAAGCTCGTGGGCCGGATTTCCGTCCGTGACTTGTTGCTGGTGGATCCCCAAGAAAAATTACAGTCGGTGATGGTTCAGGATCTTCCCACCATTCATCCTCTGGAGTCGCGTGAAGAGATTGTCGAACTCTTTGGTGAACGACATTTTTTTACGATTCCGGTTGTGGATCTGGACGAACGGCTCTTAGGCGTGGTCCGGAACGAAGCCATTATTAAGGCCAGTCAGGAAGATGCCAGTGCAGACCTGCTTACAATGGTGGGTGCCAATAAAGATGAGCGTGCGCTTTCTCCCGTATGGTTTTCCGTCCGAAAACGATTGCCGTGGTTGCAACTGAATCTGTTAACGGCATTCCTGGCCGCATTCGTCGTGGGCATGTTTGAAGGGACCATTGCGAAATTTACCGCTCTGGCTGTTTTACTCCCGATTGTCGCCGGGCAGTCAGGCAATACCGGGGCCCAATCCCTCGCCGTGGTCATTCGGGGGTTGGCCCTGCGGGATATTCGACCATCCCAATGGCTCAGGGTCAGCGGGAAGGAAGTCTATGTCGCATTTTTAAATGGCCTGGCTGTTTCTGCGACAGCCTGTCTCGCCGTGGGATTGTGGAGCCGGTCGTTGGGATTGGTTTTCATCATCGGCTTGTCCATGATTATTTCGATGGTCATTGCCGGGTTATCCGGTGCCATCATTCCCATCGCCTTGAAAGCACTCAAACAGGATCCGGCCCAATCCTCCTCCATTGTGTTAACCACGGTGACCGATATAGTCGGGTTTTTCAGTTTCTTGGGGCTTGCTACCTTGCTTTCAAGTTTATTGGAAACCTGA
- a CDS encoding CBS domain-containing protein, protein MGSQKMSKTDRVGTLDQDVSRIRQQLEILKKFLIDEPSMGALNEFDSATEEILEDAFGGSSALLDTYDYAQLGEAAGLMNLSEEAPEGTTHHSQRETIRQRQRVLESAIADLEARRASLSQESKKRKASGPTVSDYMAKTVRSVSLDATLQEVGQCLQKWKIGSVLIQGGDEYLGYITETELTREVVASGTDPLTTTVKTCMREPLVTVETSDPIVEAVRLMKEKGTRHLAVTESNRIVGVVSVSDIIRYYSGVV, encoded by the coding sequence ATGGGATCACAGAAGATGTCTAAAACGGATCGGGTGGGGACATTGGATCAGGATGTTTCCCGGATACGCCAACAGTTAGAAATTTTGAAAAAATTTCTGATAGATGAGCCTTCCATGGGCGCTTTAAACGAATTTGATTCCGCTACAGAAGAGATTCTCGAGGATGCGTTTGGCGGTTCCTCTGCGCTCTTAGATACCTATGATTATGCCCAACTTGGAGAGGCAGCGGGGCTGATGAATCTTTCTGAAGAGGCACCGGAAGGCACCACCCATCACTCACAGCGGGAAACGATCCGGCAACGGCAGCGAGTGCTGGAAAGCGCGATTGCAGATCTGGAGGCCAGGCGAGCCTCCCTCTCGCAGGAATCGAAGAAACGGAAAGCGTCCGGGCCGACCGTCTCCGATTATATGGCAAAAACTGTGCGATCTGTGTCGCTCGATGCCACCCTGCAGGAAGTCGGACAGTGCCTTCAAAAATGGAAAATTGGGTCGGTGTTAATTCAAGGCGGAGATGAGTACTTGGGGTATATCACCGAAACCGAATTGACTCGAGAGGTCGTCGCGTCCGGAACAGACCCCCTTACCACCACGGTGAAGACCTGCATGCGCGAACCGTTAGTCACGGTTGAGACGAGTGATCCAATTGTCGAAGCCGTGCGTCTCATGAAAGAAAAAGGCACCAGACACCTTGCGGTCACAGAAAGTAACAGGATCGTCGGTGTGGTCTCCGTTTCAGATATCATCCGATATTATTCCGGGGTTGTGTAA
- a CDS encoding Do family serine endopeptidase, which translates to MSSVLAMWIGCGGVVVLITGMDRDAGWAAESSESSQERMEEKTFKQAGFADVAQAVTPAVVNITATVDIVESRGGGVPLPFKGFGESQPPRGIPKRQKGSGSGVILSTDGYIMTNNHVIAQSRDLLVTLPDAREFPAKVVGADPETDLAVIKIQADNLPVIPWGNSASLAVGQYVLAIGNPFGLNSTVTLGIVSALDRGGMGLARFEDFIQTDAAINPGNSGGALVNTRGQLVGINTAIASQSGGYQGVGFAVPSSLARPVLEELIKHGKIVRGYLGLGVQEMTTELAPWFGLKSGEGALVTDVVPGGPADKAGIHRGEVILEYQGKNVKDGQMLLEHVTRAPIGEQIELGTIENGKERQVRAVIREQPPIPHARRTRTPRVDHPLAGVEVADVDEAAIQEYGLNPVIKGAVVAFLEEGCAAELAGIVEGDVIIELNKHPVESVREYSSWFKRLKKEQAVLVVLIRSSRHLYVVVKSS; encoded by the coding sequence GTGAGTTCCGTCCTGGCCATGTGGATCGGTTGTGGCGGTGTGGTTGTGCTGATTACTGGAATGGACAGAGATGCCGGATGGGCAGCTGAATCCTCAGAGTCCTCTCAGGAACGAATGGAGGAAAAAACATTTAAGCAAGCAGGATTTGCGGACGTGGCTCAGGCCGTGACCCCGGCAGTGGTAAATATCACGGCAACCGTTGATATTGTCGAATCCCGGGGAGGAGGCGTTCCACTTCCGTTTAAAGGTTTTGGTGAGAGCCAACCGCCACGGGGTATACCCAAACGTCAAAAAGGTTCAGGATCAGGCGTCATCCTGTCTACCGACGGATATATTATGACCAATAATCATGTGATTGCCCAAAGCCGTGATCTTCTTGTCACTCTTCCCGATGCACGTGAATTTCCAGCCAAGGTTGTCGGGGCGGATCCCGAGACGGATTTGGCGGTTATCAAAATTCAGGCAGACAACCTTCCTGTGATTCCCTGGGGAAATTCCGCATCGTTAGCCGTTGGCCAATATGTATTGGCTATTGGCAATCCGTTTGGTCTGAATTCCACGGTGACGCTCGGTATCGTCAGCGCTCTTGATCGAGGAGGGATGGGGTTAGCCCGTTTTGAGGATTTCATTCAGACCGATGCGGCAATTAACCCAGGAAATTCAGGTGGGGCGTTGGTGAACACCCGAGGACAATTAGTTGGCATCAATACAGCAATAGCCTCTCAAAGTGGAGGGTATCAAGGAGTGGGATTCGCGGTGCCTTCTTCATTGGCAAGGCCGGTATTAGAGGAATTGATCAAACATGGCAAGATTGTCAGGGGATATTTAGGGCTGGGGGTACAGGAAATGACGACGGAACTCGCTCCGTGGTTTGGCCTGAAAAGCGGGGAAGGGGCCCTAGTAACCGATGTGGTTCCTGGTGGGCCGGCCGATAAAGCCGGAATACACCGAGGAGAGGTGATTCTTGAATACCAAGGGAAAAATGTGAAAGATGGACAAATGTTGCTGGAACACGTGACACGTGCCCCTATTGGAGAACAGATTGAACTGGGTACGATCGAAAATGGAAAAGAACGTCAGGTAAGAGCGGTCATCCGTGAGCAACCACCGATCCCTCATGCCCGGCGTACTCGAACGCCTCGCGTGGACCATCCTCTTGCCGGGGTGGAAGTGGCTGATGTCGATGAGGCGGCCATTCAAGAATATGGGCTGAATCCTGTCATCAAAGGAGCGGTGGTCGCATTCCTTGAGGAAGGATGTGCCGCTGAATTAGCGGGGATCGTAGAAGGAGATGTCATTATTGAATTGAATAAGCATCCCGTGGAATCCGTCAGGGAGTATTCCTCATGGTTTAAACGGCTTAAGAAGGAACAAGCGGTACTGGTGGTGCTTATCCGTTCCTCACGTCATTTGTATGTGGTGGTGAAATCTTCCTGA